In one Bradyrhizobium cosmicum genomic region, the following are encoded:
- a CDS encoding PAS domain-containing protein, producing the protein MDSIELEGLQRRLKALEEENARLKAAGAAVLTERRKVESALADSEERYRTLFNSIDEGFCIIEFFDGPHGPLSDYVHVEANPAYTQHAGIANVVGQKVREMVPDEAGGWVELYGGVLRTGVPIRFERELVATGRHLELAAFRVEPASRKQVAVLFQDITPRKRAERELQQLNETLEARVVAALAERKLMADLVEGTDAFVQVVDPDFRWLAVNGAAAREFHRIYGILPKVGDNMLELLEDQPEHRDAIRTAWSRALAGEAFVEIAGFGEPGRARRFYEMRFNCLRDGEGRLLGAYQFSYDVTERLKEQERLREAEEALRQSQKMEAVGQLTGGIAHDFNNLLTGIIGSLELLQTRIGQGRVKEIDRYVSAAQGAAKRAAALTHRLLAFSRRQTLDPRPTDLNRLVMGMEELVRRTVGPEIAVEVVTAGGLWPTLIDASQLENALLNLCINARDAMPGGGRLTIETANRWLDEHGAGERDLDPGQYVSLCVTDTGTGMAPEVVERAFEPFFTTKPIGQGTGLGLSMVYGFVRQSGGQVRIYSEVGQGTTMCLYLPRHYGKETDRPAALATKTAMHPQADHTILVVDDEPSIRMLLTDALEEIGFNVIEAHDGPTGLNILQSDQVIDLLVTDVGLPGGMNGRQLADAARTTRPALKVLFITGYAENAIIGNGQLAPDMQVLTKPFVVEALASRILDMIKDGTGRN; encoded by the coding sequence GTGGATTCGATCGAGCTTGAGGGCCTTCAACGCCGTCTGAAGGCGCTGGAGGAGGAAAACGCACGCCTGAAGGCGGCTGGGGCGGCCGTCCTCACCGAGCGACGGAAGGTCGAATCCGCACTCGCCGACAGCGAGGAGCGCTACCGGACACTGTTCAACTCGATCGACGAAGGCTTTTGCATCATCGAGTTCTTCGACGGCCCGCACGGTCCGCTCAGCGACTATGTCCACGTCGAAGCCAATCCCGCCTACACCCAGCATGCCGGCATCGCGAACGTGGTCGGCCAGAAGGTCCGAGAGATGGTCCCGGATGAGGCCGGCGGCTGGGTCGAGCTCTACGGCGGCGTACTGCGGACCGGCGTGCCGATCCGCTTCGAGCGCGAGCTGGTCGCGACCGGCCGCCACCTCGAACTGGCCGCCTTTCGGGTCGAGCCCGCCAGCCGCAAGCAGGTCGCGGTGCTGTTCCAAGACATCACCCCGCGCAAGCGCGCCGAGAGAGAGCTGCAGCAGCTCAACGAGACGTTGGAAGCACGCGTCGTCGCCGCGCTGGCCGAGCGCAAGCTGATGGCCGACCTCGTCGAAGGCACCGATGCGTTCGTCCAGGTCGTCGATCCCGACTTCCGCTGGCTCGCTGTCAACGGCGCCGCGGCCCGGGAATTTCATCGCATCTACGGTATCTTGCCGAAGGTCGGTGACAACATGCTCGAGCTGCTTGAAGATCAACCCGAGCATCGCGACGCCATCCGAACCGCCTGGTCACGAGCGCTTGCCGGCGAAGCCTTCGTCGAGATCGCCGGGTTCGGCGAGCCCGGGCGTGCCCGCCGCTTCTACGAGATGCGCTTCAACTGCCTGCGCGACGGCGAAGGCCGGCTTCTCGGCGCCTACCAGTTCTCCTACGACGTCACCGAACGCCTGAAGGAGCAGGAGCGGCTGCGCGAGGCCGAGGAAGCGCTGCGCCAGTCGCAGAAGATGGAAGCGGTCGGACAGCTGACCGGCGGCATCGCCCACGATTTCAACAACCTGCTCACCGGGATCATCGGCTCGCTCGAACTCCTGCAGACGCGGATCGGCCAGGGCCGCGTCAAGGAGATCGACCGCTACGTCTCGGCGGCGCAAGGCGCGGCCAAGCGCGCCGCTGCACTGACGCACCGGCTGCTGGCCTTTTCGCGGCGGCAGACGCTCGATCCCAGGCCGACCGATCTCAACCGCCTCGTCATGGGCATGGAGGAGCTGGTTCGCCGCACCGTCGGCCCGGAGATCGCGGTCGAGGTCGTCACGGCCGGCGGATTGTGGCCGACGCTGATCGATGCCTCGCAGCTCGAGAACGCCCTGCTCAACCTCTGCATCAACGCCCGCGACGCGATGCCCGGGGGCGGCCGGCTTACCATCGAGACCGCCAACCGTTGGCTCGACGAACACGGCGCAGGCGAGCGTGATCTCGATCCCGGCCAATACGTCTCCCTTTGTGTCACAGATACCGGCACCGGCATGGCCCCCGAGGTGGTCGAGCGTGCCTTCGAGCCGTTCTTCACCACAAAGCCGATCGGCCAGGGCACTGGCCTCGGGCTGTCCATGGTCTATGGCTTCGTGCGCCAGTCGGGCGGACAGGTCCGGATCTATTCCGAGGTTGGCCAGGGCACGACCATGTGCCTGTATCTGCCACGCCATTACGGCAAGGAGACTGACAGACCTGCGGCACTCGCCACCAAAACCGCTATGCACCCGCAGGCGGACCACACGATCCTAGTTGTAGACGACGAGCCCTCGATTCGGATGCTGCTGACGGACGCGCTGGAGGAGATCGGCTTCAATGTCATCGAGGCGCATGACGGGCCGACCGGCCTGAACATCCTGCAGTCGGACCAGGTCATCGATCTGCTGGTGACCGATGTCGGCCTGCCCGGCGGCATGAACGGTCGCCAGCTCGCGGACGCCGCGCGGACCACGCGGCCGGCATTGAAGGTGCTGTTCATTACCGGCTATGCCGAGAACGCCATCATCGGCAACGGCCAGCTCGCCCCTGATATGCAGGTGCTGACAAAGCCGTTCGTCGTCGAGGCGCTGGCGAGCCGCATCCTCGACATGATCAAGGATGGAACCGGGCGCAACTGA
- the minE gene encoding cell division topological specificity factor MinE codes for MSMGLLRLLRGNKASAPVARERLQILLAHERGLRGQPDLLGVLREEILAVVSRHVTLDPTKVIVRLERGDEVSTLEVDIEVPNDFERKNKKVAVA; via the coding sequence ATGAGCATGGGTCTGCTCCGGCTTCTCCGCGGCAACAAGGCCTCTGCACCGGTCGCTCGCGAACGTCTGCAGATCCTGCTTGCCCATGAACGCGGACTGCGCGGCCAGCCCGATCTGCTCGGCGTGCTGCGTGAGGAAATTCTCGCCGTCGTATCCAGGCACGTGACGCTGGATCCGACCAAGGTCATCGTCCGGCTCGAGCGTGGCGACGAGGTGTCGACCCTGGAGGTCGATATCGAGGTGCCCAACGATTTCGAGCGCAAGAACAAGAAAGTGGCGGTCGCGTAA
- the minD gene encoding septum site-determining protein MinD, translating to MAKVLVVTSGKGGVGKTTTTAALGAALAQRGEKVVVVDFDVGLRNLDLVMGAERRVVFDLINVVQGVAKLPQALIKDKRLENLWLLPASQTRDKDALTEEGVGKVIADLRSRFDWVICDSPAGIERGASMAMRFADEAVIVTNPEVSSVRDSDRIIGMLDSKTVRAEKGERVEKHILITRYDPSRAARGEMLTIEDILEILATPLLGIIPESQDVLRASNVGTPVTLSNAEGAPARAYIDAARRLCGETVAMQVPTERKGFMDRLLRRRAA from the coding sequence ACTGGTCGTGACATCAGGCAAGGGCGGCGTCGGCAAGACGACCACGACCGCCGCATTGGGGGCTGCGCTGGCGCAACGCGGCGAAAAGGTCGTCGTGGTCGATTTCGACGTCGGCCTGCGCAACCTCGACCTCGTGATGGGCGCCGAGCGCCGCGTCGTGTTCGACCTCATCAACGTGGTGCAAGGCGTCGCCAAGCTCCCGCAGGCGCTAATCAAGGACAAGCGGCTGGAGAATCTGTGGCTGCTGCCGGCCTCGCAGACCCGCGACAAGGATGCGCTGACGGAAGAGGGCGTCGGCAAGGTCATCGCCGATCTGCGCAGCCGTTTCGACTGGGTGATCTGCGACAGCCCGGCCGGCATCGAGCGCGGCGCTTCCATGGCGATGCGCTTTGCCGACGAGGCGGTAATCGTCACCAATCCGGAAGTCTCCTCGGTGCGCGATTCCGACCGCATCATCGGCATGCTTGATTCCAAGACGGTGCGGGCCGAGAAGGGCGAGCGCGTCGAGAAGCACATTCTCATCACGCGTTACGATCCCTCCCGCGCCGCGCGCGGCGAGATGCTGACCATCGAGGACATCCTCGAAATTCTCGCGACGCCTCTGCTCGGCATTATCCCGGAGAGCCAGGACGTGCTGCGCGCCTCCAACGTCGGCACGCCGGTGACGCTGTCGAACGCCGAAGGCGCACCCGCGCGGGCCTATATCGACGCGGCGCGGCGGCTATGCGGCGAGACCGTCGCCATGCAGGTGCCGACCGAGCGCAAGGGTTTCATGGATCGGCTGCTGCGACGGAGGGCTGCATGA